A genomic stretch from Algoriphagus halophilus includes:
- a CDS encoding DUF502 domain-containing protein has protein sequence MDSVINSSENISNKPERGYLLDTLFQGFLILLPLSIVLILLSFSFNFIFKLVAPISSILDPGTDEPHWLINFLSIGILVLFIFIIGALIRHKVGKVYFTRFEKKYLTKVPLYSLIHQTVYQFVGLKKLPFSEVVLIDPFNSGTMMTGFITDQINDELYTIFVPTAPNPTNGNIYHVPKSKITFLNSSTQDAMRTIMGMGTGTCDLIASAGKSFVSSCSEESKKQLDPDFPTD, from the coding sequence ATGGACTCCGTAATCAATTCATCAGAAAACATCAGCAACAAACCTGAAAGAGGATACCTATTAGACACCTTATTCCAAGGCTTTCTGATTTTACTACCTTTATCGATCGTATTGATCCTTCTTTCTTTCTCATTCAATTTTATCTTCAAGTTAGTTGCCCCCATTAGCTCTATTCTTGACCCCGGAACAGATGAACCACATTGGTTGATCAACTTTCTTTCCATTGGAATATTGGTGCTTTTTATATTTATCATAGGAGCGTTGATCCGTCACAAAGTAGGAAAGGTTTATTTCACCCGCTTTGAAAAAAAATACTTGACCAAAGTGCCCCTGTATAGCCTAATCCATCAGACAGTTTATCAATTTGTGGGGCTTAAAAAACTCCCATTTTCTGAAGTTGTATTAATAGATCCTTTCAATTCAGGAACCATGATGACTGGATTCATAACTGATCAAATCAATGATGAGTTATATACGATTTTTGTACCGACTGCCCCCAACCCCACCAACGGAAATATATACCACGTTCCGAAATCAAAAATCACTTTTTTGAATTCAAGTACTCAAGATGCGATGCGTACGATCATGGGAATGGGAACAGGGACTTGTGACCTGATTGCCTCCGCTGGAAAAAGCTTTGTTAGCTCCTGCTCTGAAGAATCTAAAAAACAGTTGGATCCGGATTTCCCGACTGATTAA
- the ald gene encoding alanine dehydrogenase, whose amino-acid sequence MIIGVPKEIKNNENRVALTPAGAKELVKRGHTVYVQHTAGEGSGFSDESYVEAGANILPTIEATYEIAEMIMKVKEPIEPEYKLIKKDQLLFTYFHFASYEPLTKAMVESGSVCLAYETVEKADRSLPLLIPMSEVAGRMAVQKGANYLEKPLKGRGILLGGVPGVLPAKVLILGGGIVGTQAAWMAAGLGADVTIMDVSLPRMRYLADVMPANVKTMMSNEYNIRKMIKNHDLIIGAVLIPGAKAPHLITKDMLKEMQPGTVLVDVAVDQGGCIETCKPTTHQDPTYIIDDVVHYCVANMPGAVPYTSTLALTNATLPYAIQLADKGWKKAAQENPELVPGLNVINGDIVYQAVAEAFDMDYTPVVKYLAD is encoded by the coding sequence ATGATTATAGGTGTTCCAAAGGAAATTAAAAACAACGAAAATCGAGTAGCCCTCACTCCTGCAGGTGCAAAAGAATTGGTTAAAAGAGGCCACACTGTATACGTACAACATACAGCTGGTGAAGGATCTGGTTTTTCAGATGAATCCTATGTAGAAGCAGGAGCAAACATACTTCCTACCATCGAGGCAACGTATGAAATTGCCGAAATGATCATGAAGGTAAAAGAGCCTATTGAACCTGAATATAAGCTCATCAAAAAGGATCAATTATTATTTACCTATTTCCACTTTGCATCTTACGAACCTTTAACCAAAGCAATGGTTGAAAGTGGTTCTGTTTGTCTTGCCTACGAAACAGTGGAAAAAGCAGACAGAAGCTTACCCCTATTAATTCCGATGTCAGAGGTGGCAGGTAGAATGGCAGTTCAAAAAGGAGCAAACTACCTTGAAAAACCTTTGAAAGGAAGAGGCATTCTATTAGGTGGCGTTCCTGGAGTTTTACCTGCTAAGGTCTTGATTTTAGGTGGTGGAATCGTAGGTACTCAAGCAGCTTGGATGGCTGCAGGATTAGGTGCTGATGTCACGATCATGGATGTGTCACTTCCTAGAATGAGATACCTTGCTGATGTAATGCCAGCGAATGTAAAGACCATGATGTCGAATGAATACAACATCAGAAAAATGATCAAAAATCATGATTTGATCATTGGTGCTGTGTTGATTCCTGGTGCTAAAGCTCCGCATTTGATCACCAAAGACATGCTAAAAGAAATGCAACCAGGCACTGTACTTGTTGACGTGGCTGTAGATCAAGGTGGATGTATCGAAACTTGTAAGCCTACTACTCACCAAGATCCAACTTATATCATTGATGACGTTGTTCATTATTGTGTAGCAAACATGCCAGGAGCTGTACCTTATACTTCTACTCTTGCATTGACCAATGCTACCCTTCCTTATGCAATTCAACTTGCAGATAAAGGATGGAAAAAAGCAGCTCAGGAAAACCCAGAATTGGTTCCTGGCTTAAATGTGATCAATGGCGATATCGTTTATCAAGCAGTTGCAGAAGCATTCGATATGGATTATACTCCAGTAGTTAAATACTTGGCTGATTAA
- a CDS encoding alpha-ketoacid dehydrogenase subunit alpha/beta, translating to MPEVQPIRKTEISPDLSKDAILEDFRVALLSRQASLVGRKEVFMGKAKFGIFGDGKELAQIAMARAFQIGDFRSGYYRDQTFMMAIGELTVQQYFSQLYAHTNVEMEPASAGRLMNGHFATRSLHEDGSWKELTKMYNSAADISPTAAQMPKLLGLAYASKLFRENKGLKSFTDLSINGNEVAWGTIGNASTSEGIFFEAINAAGVMQVPMVISIWDDAYGISVPQEYHTTKGSISDALSGFERTDSQKGFEIIKVKGWDYEGLMHAFFNAGKIAREDHVPVLIHVEEMTQPQGHSTSGSHERYKSAERLKWEKEWDCIDKFREYILSSKIATPETLDKIEAQVKADVKKQKETAWQEFSKEIKAELQEAISLIKGAAAHSTRKVILTQMADELSRTINPIRKDVISTVRKALLTLRFDSNEAKNELKSWYKEQTKKNHDRYNSHLYSESKWSVQNIEEVKPAYDEKSILVDGREVLQKYFDYTLEHNPKFFAFGEDVGKIGDVNQAFAGLQAKHGELRVSDTSIREATIVGQGIGTALRGLRPVAEIQYIDYLLYGLQMLSDDLACLQYRTKGGQKAPLIIRTRGHRLEGVWHSGSPMGMILSTLRGMVVCVPRDMTQAAGMYSTLLKSDEPAIVVECLNGYRLKEKLPANLGEYTVPLGKPEVLREGKDITIVTYGSMCRIVLEAAGELIELGIDVEVIDVQTLLPFDTHGVIGDSIKKTNRVIFADEDVPGGASAYMMQQVIEGQEVFRYLDSEPLTIAAKAHRPAYSSDGDYFSKPSLEDIVEKVYAVMNEVDPKSFPAL from the coding sequence ATGCCAGAAGTACAACCCATAAGAAAAACCGAAATATCTCCAGACCTATCGAAAGATGCTATCCTTGAGGACTTTAGGGTTGCGCTTTTGAGTAGGCAAGCCTCCCTGGTAGGGAGAAAAGAAGTATTTATGGGGAAAGCTAAGTTTGGGATTTTTGGAGATGGTAAAGAGTTGGCTCAAATTGCCATGGCTCGGGCTTTCCAAATTGGCGATTTCCGATCTGGTTATTATAGGGATCAGACCTTTATGATGGCAATTGGTGAATTGACTGTTCAGCAGTACTTTTCACAGTTATATGCTCATACCAATGTGGAGATGGAACCTGCTAGTGCCGGTAGGTTGATGAATGGTCATTTTGCGACTCGTTCCCTTCATGAAGATGGAAGCTGGAAGGAGTTGACCAAGATGTATAATTCTGCTGCAGATATTTCTCCTACAGCTGCCCAAATGCCAAAACTTTTAGGATTAGCATATGCATCCAAATTATTTAGGGAAAATAAAGGCTTAAAAAGCTTTACAGATTTATCTATCAATGGAAATGAGGTGGCTTGGGGTACGATAGGTAACGCATCTACATCCGAGGGGATTTTCTTTGAAGCGATCAATGCTGCCGGTGTGATGCAGGTTCCCATGGTAATTTCTATTTGGGATGATGCTTACGGAATTTCCGTACCACAAGAATATCATACCACGAAAGGCAGTATTTCAGATGCACTTTCTGGTTTTGAAAGAACTGATTCACAGAAAGGCTTTGAGATAATTAAAGTGAAGGGATGGGATTACGAAGGCTTGATGCACGCGTTTTTTAATGCGGGTAAAATCGCAAGAGAAGATCATGTTCCTGTGTTGATTCATGTAGAAGAAATGACTCAACCCCAAGGACACTCTACCTCGGGATCCCATGAACGGTACAAATCTGCCGAGCGATTGAAATGGGAAAAGGAATGGGATTGTATTGATAAATTCAGAGAGTATATCCTTTCATCCAAAATCGCCACTCCTGAAACCTTAGATAAGATTGAGGCTCAGGTAAAAGCAGATGTTAAAAAACAAAAAGAAACTGCATGGCAGGAATTTTCTAAAGAGATCAAGGCAGAACTTCAAGAAGCTATCTCTTTAATTAAAGGAGCTGCAGCGCATAGTACAAGAAAAGTGATTTTAACCCAGATGGCAGATGAGCTTTCTAGGACGATTAACCCAATCAGAAAAGACGTTATCTCCACTGTAAGAAAAGCGCTTTTAACCCTGCGTTTTGATTCCAATGAAGCCAAGAATGAGTTAAAATCTTGGTATAAGGAGCAAACAAAAAAGAATCATGATCGATACAATAGCCATTTGTATAGTGAGTCAAAATGGAGTGTCCAGAATATTGAGGAGGTTAAACCAGCGTACGATGAAAAATCTATTCTGGTAGATGGAAGAGAAGTACTTCAGAAGTATTTTGATTATACACTCGAACATAACCCTAAGTTTTTTGCCTTTGGAGAAGATGTAGGAAAAATAGGAGATGTAAACCAGGCTTTTGCGGGGTTGCAAGCCAAGCATGGTGAATTAAGGGTGTCTGATACCAGTATTAGAGAGGCAACGATTGTAGGCCAAGGGATTGGTACGGCATTAAGAGGATTAAGGCCAGTTGCAGAAATTCAGTATATCGATTATTTGTTATATGGTCTACAAATGCTTTCTGATGATTTGGCCTGTCTTCAATATCGAACCAAAGGAGGTCAAAAAGCGCCTTTAATCATTAGAACAAGAGGGCATCGATTAGAGGGAGTTTGGCATTCTGGTTCCCCAATGGGAATGATTTTATCAACACTTCGGGGAATGGTGGTATGTGTTCCAAGAGACATGACCCAAGCAGCTGGAATGTATTCTACTTTATTGAAGTCTGATGAGCCTGCTATTGTGGTAGAATGTCTCAATGGCTATCGGTTAAAAGAAAAATTGCCTGCCAATTTAGGCGAGTATACCGTGCCTTTGGGTAAACCTGAGGTACTCAGAGAAGGAAAAGATATTACCATTGTCACCTATGGTTCGATGTGTAGAATTGTACTCGAGGCCGCCGGTGAGTTAATTGAACTTGGGATAGATGTAGAAGTGATTGATGTGCAGACGCTTTTACCATTCGATACCCATGGGGTAATAGGAGATTCCATTAAGAAAACTAATCGAGTGATTTTTGCTGATGAGGATGTTCCGGGAGGTGCTTCAGCTTACATGATGCAGCAAGTAATAGAAGGTCAAGAAGTATTTCGGTATTTGGATTCTGAGCCATTGACGATAGCGGCCAAAGCACATAGACCTGCTTATTCCTCGGATGGAGATTATTTTTCAAAACCAAGTTTAGAAGATATAGTCGAAAAAGTTTATGCAGTCATGAACGAAGTAGATCCGAAATCATTCCCCGCATTATAA
- a CDS encoding long-chain-fatty-acid--protein ligase — protein sequence MQDFKSFSEVIKNLKSEDFDSTALELFRFQASENQIYKKYLEARHIKVEDVNQLEDIPFLPIRFFKDHPIVSGDLTQYPDFFSSSGTTGMITSKHYFWSESWYLNHAQSIFEKEYGGLSNFHVLALLPAYLERKGSSLVSMANFFIEQSGSEHSGFYLYNQDELLDKLRLLQHSPKKVLLLGVTFALLDLAESEKEFPTMENLIVMETGGMKGRRKEMIREEVHEILKPYFGVKTIHSEYGMTELMSQAYSKGEGKYTLPTTMRVMLRDVNDPYSWSTKSQGGINVIDLANFHSCAFLETQDLGSFDEHGYLQVLGRFDNSEIRGCNLLVQ from the coding sequence ATGCAGGATTTTAAAAGTTTTTCAGAAGTCATAAAGAATTTAAAATCTGAGGACTTTGACTCTACAGCATTAGAGCTTTTTCGATTTCAGGCATCGGAAAACCAAATCTATAAAAAATACCTTGAAGCGCGTCACATTAAAGTTGAAGACGTGAATCAATTGGAAGACATTCCTTTTTTACCCATACGGTTTTTCAAGGATCATCCCATAGTTTCAGGAGATTTGACTCAGTATCCCGACTTTTTTTCCAGTAGTGGAACGACGGGAATGATTACCAGTAAACATTATTTTTGGTCTGAGTCTTGGTATTTGAATCATGCCCAATCAATTTTTGAAAAGGAATATGGGGGCTTGAGTAATTTTCATGTCTTGGCATTGCTCCCCGCTTATTTGGAAAGAAAAGGAAGCAGTTTGGTCAGTATGGCCAATTTCTTCATTGAACAAAGTGGATCCGAACATTCTGGTTTTTATTTATATAATCAAGATGAATTGCTGGATAAGCTTCGATTGCTTCAACATTCCCCTAAAAAAGTATTGCTGTTGGGAGTGACCTTCGCACTCTTGGATTTAGCTGAATCTGAAAAGGAGTTTCCAACAATGGAAAATTTGATAGTTATGGAAACTGGGGGAATGAAAGGAAGAAGAAAGGAAATGATAAGGGAAGAAGTTCATGAGATATTGAAGCCCTATTTTGGAGTTAAAACGATTCACTCTGAATATGGAATGACCGAATTGATGTCTCAGGCTTATTCAAAAGGGGAGGGGAAATATACCTTGCCCACCACCATGCGCGTTATGTTAAGGGATGTGAACGATCCGTATTCTTGGAGTACAAAAAGTCAAGGAGGGATAAATGTCATTGATTTGGCAAATTTCCATTCCTGTGCATTCTTGGAAACCCAGGATTTGGGAAGTTTTGATGAACATGGATACCTCCAAGTTTTGGGGAGGTTTGACAATAGTGAAATCAGGGGGTGTAATCTTCTGGTTCAGTAA
- a CDS encoding sigma-54-dependent transcriptional regulator yields MSKILIIDDEKVIRATLREILEYEKFDVSEAQDGAEGLKKLTEEDFDLVLCDVKMPKMDGIEVLDQAKALEKAPQFIMISAHGSIETAVEATKKGAFDFIPKPPDLNRLLLTVRNALDKKNLVTETKVLKKKLSKKLDMVGESPAIKLVKETIEKVAPTDARVLITGPNGTGKELVAHWVHAKSNRSSNPFVAVNCAAIPSELIESELFGHEKGAFTSAHKQRQGKFEQAQGGTLFLDEIGDMSLSAQSKVLRALQENLINRVGSDKDIKVDVRVLAATNKDLKQEIKEGKFREDLYHRLSVILIQVPALKDRKEDIPLLVEKFLGDIASENGDASKTISDSALKKLQEFPWTGNIRELRNVIERLVILGEPEISLEDIKKYADY; encoded by the coding sequence ATGTCAAAAATCTTGATTATTGATGACGAAAAAGTCATCCGCGCTACATTACGCGAAATTTTAGAATACGAAAAGTTTGATGTATCTGAAGCACAAGATGGTGCGGAAGGACTTAAAAAATTAACTGAGGAAGACTTTGATTTGGTGCTTTGTGATGTCAAAATGCCAAAAATGGATGGAATAGAAGTGCTTGATCAAGCAAAAGCTTTGGAAAAAGCTCCTCAGTTTATTATGATTTCTGCACACGGAAGTATTGAAACTGCCGTAGAAGCCACCAAAAAAGGTGCTTTTGACTTCATTCCAAAACCCCCGGATTTAAACAGACTTTTACTTACTGTACGCAATGCTCTTGATAAAAAGAATCTTGTCACAGAAACCAAAGTCTTAAAAAAGAAACTTTCCAAAAAACTGGATATGGTGGGAGAATCCCCTGCCATTAAACTGGTAAAAGAAACCATTGAAAAAGTAGCTCCGACCGATGCTAGGGTTTTGATTACCGGACCAAACGGAACAGGAAAAGAGTTAGTGGCACACTGGGTTCATGCAAAGAGCAACAGATCTTCCAATCCATTTGTGGCAGTTAATTGTGCTGCAATTCCTTCAGAATTAATTGAAAGCGAACTATTTGGTCACGAGAAGGGAGCTTTCACTTCTGCACATAAACAGCGGCAAGGTAAATTTGAACAGGCTCAAGGCGGCACCCTATTTCTAGATGAAATTGGAGACATGTCCCTATCCGCTCAATCCAAAGTTTTAAGGGCCCTTCAAGAAAACCTGATCAACCGAGTAGGTAGTGACAAGGACATTAAAGTGGATGTGCGAGTACTAGCTGCAACCAATAAGGATTTAAAACAGGAAATCAAGGAAGGTAAATTCAGGGAAGATTTATACCATCGATTAAGTGTGATTCTGATTCAAGTTCCGGCCCTGAAGGATAGAAAAGAAGATATTCCACTACTTGTCGAGAAATTCCTCGGCGATATTGCCTCCGAAAATGGAGATGCAAGTAAAACTATTTCTGACAGTGCCCTGAAAAAATTACAGGAATTCCCATGGACAGGGAATATCAGAGAACTTAGAAATGTTATTGAAAGACTTGTGATTCTGGGGGAACCCGAGATAAGCCTAGAGGATATAAAAAAATATGCTGACTATTAG
- a CDS encoding DUF4442 domain-containing protein has protein sequence MNESNGFKKLIRAINWYPPYLFSGIKVVDYAPDFRMFKVRLKLTWYNRNLIGTAFGGSLYSMCDPFFMFILLTNLGKEYIVWDKYAHIEFVKPGKGTVFAIFSMTEEEINQVRNIVDEQGKHVFEFPCEVKDAHGNLIARLKKGVYVKKKDLQKPNS, from the coding sequence ATGAACGAAAGCAATGGATTTAAAAAATTGATTCGTGCCATCAATTGGTATCCTCCCTATCTTTTTTCAGGCATCAAAGTGGTCGACTATGCTCCGGATTTCCGGATGTTTAAGGTGAGGTTGAAACTTACATGGTATAATAGAAATTTAATTGGGACAGCATTTGGAGGCTCCTTATACTCCATGTGCGACCCATTCTTTATGTTTATTTTACTGACCAATCTTGGGAAAGAATATATTGTTTGGGATAAATATGCTCATATAGAATTTGTTAAACCGGGTAAGGGGACTGTTTTTGCAATTTTTTCAATGACGGAGGAAGAGATTAATCAGGTGAGGAATATTGTCGATGAGCAGGGGAAGCATGTTTTCGAGTTTCCTTGTGAAGTAAAAGATGCCCATGGAAATTTAATAGCAAGATTGAAAAAGGGGGTATATGTGAAAAAGAAGGACCTTCAAAAGCCAAATTCCTAA
- a CDS encoding DUF3109 family protein has translation MILVGNAVLSDDIKENFFVCDLEACKGACCVEGDAGAPLEDEETKIIEDIYPIVKDYITEEGRKVIEAQGTWVIDKDGDKGTPTIGDNRECAYALYDERGILKCGIEQAYLDGKISWKKPISCHMYPIRITKYDEFDALNYDRWHICDPACQLGSSLKVPIYKFLKDALIRKYGEAWYEELVKEIEG, from the coding sequence ATGATTTTAGTAGGAAATGCGGTTCTTTCTGATGATATCAAAGAGAACTTTTTTGTCTGTGACTTGGAAGCTTGTAAAGGTGCATGCTGTGTGGAAGGAGATGCAGGTGCTCCATTGGAAGATGAGGAAACTAAAATCATTGAGGATATTTATCCCATTGTCAAAGATTATATCACAGAAGAGGGGAGAAAGGTCATTGAGGCTCAGGGAACTTGGGTGATTGATAAAGATGGCGATAAAGGAACGCCTACCATAGGAGATAACCGAGAGTGTGCCTATGCATTGTACGATGAGCGAGGGATTTTAAAATGCGGGATCGAACAGGCTTATTTGGACGGGAAAATATCCTGGAAAAAGCCGATTAGTTGTCATATGTATCCTATTCGTATTACTAAGTACGATGAGTTTGACGCACTTAATTACGACCGTTGGCATATTTGTGACCCTGCTTGCCAATTGGGGTCAAGTTTGAAAGTTCCTATCTATAAATTTTTAAAAGATGCTTTGATCCGAAAATATGGAGAAGCATGGTATGAGGAATTGGTAAAAGAAATCGAAGGATAA